In one Catenulispora sp. EB89 genomic region, the following are encoded:
- a CDS encoding ABC transporter ATP-binding protein → MTSTAPSTTDGTASTTPVLQLAGVSHSYTSGGRKRPILRNVSKSFESGRMYAVVGPSGSGKTTLLSLASGLDSPTSGTVRFRGGDVAELGLGRYRNRHVATVFQSFNLLNYMTAVQNVVSAMEITGARGGRKKQRAAQLLTRLGVEEADQHRRTLQLSGGQQQRVAIARALACEVDVLFADEPTGSLDQETAAEIVAVFQRLAHEEGKCVIVVTHSREVAAAADEVLRLRSGALVRG, encoded by the coding sequence ATGACCTCGACGGCTCCGTCGACCACCGACGGCACGGCTTCGACGACTCCGGTGCTGCAACTGGCCGGCGTCTCCCACTCCTACACCTCCGGCGGCCGCAAGCGCCCGATCCTGCGGAACGTGAGCAAGTCCTTCGAGTCCGGGCGGATGTACGCGGTCGTCGGACCCTCGGGCAGCGGCAAGACGACGCTGCTGTCGCTGGCCAGCGGCCTGGACTCGCCGACGTCCGGGACGGTTCGGTTCCGGGGCGGCGACGTGGCCGAGCTGGGTCTGGGACGTTACCGCAACCGGCATGTCGCGACCGTGTTCCAGAGTTTCAACCTGCTGAATTACATGACGGCCGTGCAGAACGTGGTCTCCGCCATGGAGATCACCGGCGCGCGCGGCGGACGCAAGAAACAACGCGCGGCGCAGCTCCTGACCCGGCTCGGGGTCGAGGAGGCCGACCAGCATCGCAGGACGCTGCAACTGTCGGGAGGGCAGCAGCAGCGCGTGGCGATCGCGCGGGCTCTGGCGTGCGAGGTCGACGTGCTGTTCGCCGACGAGCCGACCGGGAGCCTGGACCAGGAGACCGCGGCCGAGATCGTCGCCGTGTTCCAGCGGTTGGCGCACGAGGAGGGCAAGTGCGTCATCGTCGTGACGCACTCGCGCGAAGTGGCCGCGGCGGCCGACGAGGTGCTGCGGCTTCGGTCCGGGGCTCTGGTCAGGGGGTGA
- a CDS encoding S41 family peptidase has product MNRTSARIAAITAAAALIAAGTAAGAEAKSGATSLDGVWQMAGYGLVLDVKGSTLTSYETTAISCLPEFTATATGAPGPHGDTTFAVDTTLFTLHPGQRARAISMTIQQSAGTRHLTRLAALPTRCTQPTPTDPRTVFDIFWQTFEENYPFFAARGIDWEATGNRLRAQITPTTTDADLFRLLTEAFAPLNDAHTALSDGTTTVSPTRPGTIGPSRAYDTTIKAFIQTHDLGPATPLQEWGRGHIAYADLPNGIGYLRLSSFAGYTSPDDSAGFASDEAELTKALDAIFTPQRTQGPNALRGLIIDDRVNGGGSDVLALDVVARLTAKPYTAYWKKHRDDPADPAAFSTPEPIRVTPSSKPIYRGPIALLAGGSTVSAGETFAQALMHRSPAPVRIGENTQGSFSDTLNRVLPNGWEFELPNEEYPTAPNGGTFDITGIPPQIRIPVFPPAELAAGKDTAFATALHVLRCARLTP; this is encoded by the coding sequence ACCGCAGCCGGCGCCGAAGCAAAGAGCGGCGCCACATCCCTCGACGGCGTCTGGCAGATGGCCGGCTACGGCCTCGTCCTCGACGTCAAAGGCAGCACCCTGACGTCCTACGAAACCACCGCCATCAGCTGCCTCCCCGAATTCACCGCCACCGCCACCGGCGCGCCCGGGCCCCACGGCGACACCACCTTCGCCGTCGACACGACGCTGTTCACGCTCCACCCCGGGCAGCGTGCCCGCGCCATATCGATGACGATCCAGCAATCAGCCGGCACCCGCCACCTCACCCGCCTGGCGGCCCTCCCCACCCGCTGCACCCAGCCGACCCCCACCGACCCGCGCACCGTGTTCGACATCTTCTGGCAGACCTTTGAGGAGAACTACCCCTTCTTCGCCGCCCGCGGCATCGACTGGGAAGCCACCGGAAACCGGCTCCGCGCCCAGATCACGCCGACCACCACCGACGCCGATCTCTTCCGTCTGCTCACCGAGGCCTTCGCCCCGCTCAACGACGCCCACACCGCGCTCAGCGACGGCACCACCACCGTCTCCCCCACACGCCCCGGCACGATCGGCCCGAGCCGCGCCTACGACACCACCATCAAGGCCTTCATCCAGACCCACGACCTCGGCCCCGCCACCCCGCTCCAAGAGTGGGGCCGAGGCCACATCGCCTACGCCGACCTGCCGAACGGCATCGGCTACCTCCGCCTGTCCTCCTTCGCCGGCTACACCAGCCCCGACGACAGCGCCGGCTTCGCCTCCGACGAGGCCGAGCTCACCAAAGCCCTGGACGCGATCTTCACCCCGCAGCGCACCCAGGGCCCGAACGCCCTGCGCGGCCTCATCATCGACGACCGCGTCAACGGCGGCGGCTCCGACGTCCTGGCCCTGGACGTCGTCGCGCGCCTGACCGCCAAGCCCTACACCGCCTACTGGAAGAAGCACCGCGACGACCCGGCCGACCCCGCCGCCTTCAGCACCCCCGAGCCGATCCGCGTCACGCCCTCGTCCAAGCCGATCTACCGCGGCCCCATCGCGCTCCTGGCCGGCGGTTCCACGGTCAGCGCGGGGGAGACGTTCGCGCAGGCGCTGATGCACCGCTCCCCCGCGCCGGTCCGCATCGGCGAGAACACTCAGGGCTCGTTCTCCGACACGCTGAACCGCGTGTTGCCGAACGGCTGGGAGTTCGAGCTCCCCAACGAGGAGTACCCGACCGCGCCCAACGGCGGCACCTTCGACATCACCGGCATCCCGCCGCAGATCCGGATCCCGGTGTTCCCGCCGGCCGAGCTCGCCGCCGGGAAGGACACGGCCTTCGCCACCGCCCTGCACGTCCTGCGCTGCGCGCGCCTCACCCCCTGA